A window of Triplophysa dalaica isolate WHDGS20190420 chromosome 7, ASM1584641v1, whole genome shotgun sequence contains these coding sequences:
- the vasnb gene encoding LOW QUALITY PROTEIN: vasorin b (The sequence of the model RefSeq protein was modified relative to this genomic sequence to represent the inferred CDS: inserted 1 base in 1 codon): MKPFLMLRLPLLLYHLLLVPSMGIACPKDCVCVGSDTTFCAGRRDTRMPTDVPATIKRLFVFKNGIEILSEEDFEGSSNLEMLDISQNKLTELPDGVFSPLSSLHNLDLSSNQIVHITQDSFAGLEHLERLYLFSNLIESIDPRAFDGLEQLLELKLQGNKLTTMPALKMPHLLLLDLGFNSIPSLKPDDLQTPKLESLKLGGLGLSSLNEELLGSFSNLHELDISGNHLTIFPXYAREAKGMVTLSLAGNPMGPVNWEDFEKMVELQELDISNLSLQGLPESLKQLFPHLNKLTVAENPFNCLCNLAWFPSWLRLKQIQLGRTKDTRCHFPPLKSGWELEQLGHGDFGCPTTKPVKPRIVKTTVVPPVGVTTSQSTTHAVLHPKPSDNSSTKISNDLSPTLSASIEPDLRSTTCPSNICLNGGTCWLDHQGHFECICLPETSGTNCENKEELLAPEEIPTEFVIVDPEIAASGVTSSSIVLDLHRYIDMRPKILGVRLTYRNLSGPDKRPKTLNVPPSYPEYTLRGLQPNSTYSVCASPLNEPEDIDSKCTEAQTVSKQPERLESPKLTTMLIPAVGILLLLILVAIAVGIACYMQKKKSKGHLDLQCDPSQLELEGVDIGASPQKQEIFSCPSAVQNGGLDYEVPLMQDYCTANNNTSGLKPSYF, encoded by the exons ATGAAGCCCTTCCTCATGCTACGGCTGCCCCTTCTCCTGTATCACCTCTTGTTGGTCCCGTCGATGGGAATTGCCTGTCCGAAAGACTGCGTCTGTGTTGGCTCGGACACCACGTTTTGTGCCGGTCGCAGAGACACAAGGATGCCCACCGATGTTCCCGCAACAATTAAAAGGCtatttgtctttaaaaatggTATCGAGATCCTGTCTGAGGAGGACTTTGAAGGGTCTAGCAACCTGGAGATGTTGGATATAAGTCAGAACAAGTTGACAGAGCTGCCAGATGGCGTGTTCAGTCCGCTCTCCTCCCTCCACAACCTTGACCTTTCATCCAATCAGATTGTCCACATAACACAGGACAGCTTCGCCGGACTGGAGCATCTAGAGCGGCTGTATCTCTTCAGCAACCTCATCGAGAGCATCGACCCCAGAGCCTTTGATGGACTAGAGCAACTGCTGGAGCTCAAGCTACAAGGAAACAAATTAACAACGATGCCTGCTCTTAAAATGCCCCACCTGCTTCTGCTGGACCTGGGGTTCAACAGCATCCCCTCGCTGAAGCCAGATGACCTGCAGACACCTAAACTGGAGTCATTGAAATTGGGTGGACTGGGGCTTAGCAGTCTGAATGAGGAGCTGCTGGGAAGCTTCAGCAACCTTCATGAGCTCGACATCTCTGGTAATCATCTAACCATCTTTC CCTACGCTCGAGAGGCAAAGGGCATGGTTACTCTCAGCCTGGCTGGAAATCCAATGGGTCCAGTAAACTGGGAGGACTTTGAGAAGATGGTAGAGCTTCAGGAACTAGATATTAGCAATCTGAGCCTACAGGGGTTGCCAGAGAGCTTAAAACAGTTATTTCCTCACCTCAATAAACTGACTGTCGCCGAGAACCCTTTCAACTGCCTCTGCAATCTGGCCTGGTTTCCTAGCTGGCTTCGGCTTAAACAGATTCAGCTAGGTAGGACAAAAGACACCCGCTGCCACTTTCCACCTTTAAAATCTGGATGGGAGCTTGAGCAACTAGGACACGGAGACTTTGGATGTCCGACGACTAAACCCGTTAAGCCTCGGATTGTAAAAACCACTGTGGTGCCCCCGGTTGGGGTCACCACTTCGCAGAGCACGACACATGCCGTGCTCCATCCCAAACCTAGTGATAACTCTTCTACTAAAATCAGCAATGACCTTTCACCTACCCTAAGTGCTAGTATTGAACCTGACCTAAGATCAACCACCTGTCCTTCAAACATCTGCCTAAATGGAGGAACATGTTGGCTGGACCACCAGGGACACTTTGAGTGCATCTGTCTCCCAGAAACCTCAGGGACAAACTGTGAAAACAAGGAGGAGCTTTTGGCACCTGAGGAAATCCCTACAGAATTTGTCATAGTGGATCCTGAAATTGCAGCATCAGGGGTAACCAGCTCTTCCATAGTTTTAGACCTTCACAGGTACATTGATATGCGTCCAAAAATACTGGGAGTACGGTTAACATACAGGAACCTCTCTGGCCCAGATAAACGTCCCAAGACCCTCAACGTTCCCCCTTCTTACCCTGAATACACATTACGAGGTCTCCAGCCAAACTCCACCTACTCTGTGTGTGCCAGTCCACTGAATGAGCCTGAAGACATTGACAGTAAATGCACAGAGGCCCAAACAGTGAGTAAGCAACCAGAACGTTTGGAGAGCCCAAAACTCACAACGATGCTCATCCCTGCTGTTGGCATCCTTCTTCTGTTGATTCTAGTGGCCATCGCAGTTGGTATAGCTTGCTatatgcaaaagaaaaaatcaaaggGACACCTGGATTTACAATGCGATCCCTCACAGCTGGAGCTGGAGGGTGTGGATATAGGGGCTTCACCTCAAAAGCAGGAGATTTTCTCGTGTCCATCAGCGGTGCAAAACGGTGGTTTAGACTACGAGGTGCCACTAATGCAAGATTACTGTACTGCCAACAACAACACAAGCGGTTTGAAACCCTCGTATTTCTGA